A single region of the Stenotrophomonas sp. Marseille-Q4652 genome encodes:
- a CDS encoding lytic transglycosylase domain-containing protein codes for MKGILGISGLLLATLSAAPASAGTLYKCLSGDGVPSYVSKRISGASCSVVTSYSPSRNRANRPAAPVARPVASTPAPASNTSQAPAVVATAAIAPAASTQPAPAPVPKPAASSSSRAGKLVSGQVYSYMKDGVRHYSSSRPQQVASAEVRTIRYSFIERCYACGANPGVNFGSVRLNTTAYQNEIAAAAREFGVEEAVVRAVIHAESAFNPMALSRAGAQGLMQLMPPTARRFGVSDSYDAAQNIRGGVQYLSWLLKRFNGDLTLAAAGYNAGEGAVDRHGGVPPYSETRYYVQRVAQLADRYRGALASVQ; via the coding sequence ATGAAGGGGATCTTGGGGATATCGGGGCTTTTGCTTGCCACGCTGTCGGCTGCGCCGGCCAGTGCGGGCACCCTGTACAAGTGCCTCAGCGGTGACGGCGTTCCCAGCTATGTCAGCAAGCGTATCTCCGGCGCCAGTTGCAGCGTGGTCACCAGCTACAGCCCGAGCCGCAACCGCGCCAACCGCCCGGCCGCCCCGGTCGCAAGACCCGTGGCCTCCACTCCGGCACCGGCCAGTAATACGTCGCAGGCCCCTGCCGTGGTGGCCACCGCCGCCATCGCGCCTGCCGCCTCCACCCAGCCTGCGCCTGCACCGGTACCGAAGCCTGCTGCCAGTAGCTCCTCACGCGCAGGCAAGCTCGTCAGCGGGCAGGTGTACTCCTACATGAAGGATGGCGTGCGCCATTACAGCAGCAGCCGTCCGCAGCAGGTCGCCAGCGCCGAGGTGCGCACGATCCGCTACAGCTTCATCGAACGCTGTTATGCGTGTGGCGCCAATCCCGGCGTGAACTTCGGCTCGGTCCGCCTCAATACCACCGCCTACCAGAACGAGATCGCCGCGGCCGCGCGCGAGTTCGGCGTGGAAGAGGCCGTTGTACGCGCGGTGATCCATGCCGAGTCCGCGTTCAACCCGATGGCCCTCAGCCGCGCGGGCGCCCAGGGGCTGATGCAGCTGATGCCGCCGACGGCCCGTCGTTTCGGCGTCAGTGATTCGTATGACGCGGCGCAGAACATCCGCGGTGGCGTGCAGTACCTGTCGTGGCTGCTCAAGCGCTTCAACGGCGACCTGACCCTGGCTGCGGCCGGTTACAACGCCGGCGAAGGGGCCGTTGATCGCCACGGCGGCGTCCCGCCGTACAGCGAAACCCGGTATTACGTGCAGCGCGTGGCGCAGCTGGCCGACCGTTACCGCGGGGCGCTGGCTTCCGTGCAGTAA